From one Thermodesulfobacteriota bacterium genomic stretch:
- a CDS encoding helix-turn-helix domain-containing protein, translating into MAEERQFVTAPLLSVSEAAAYLGVGRKVVYRLLEEGRIAAVKAGRTTRIEKRSLDEFRARGELT; encoded by the coding sequence ATGGCGGAAGAAAGGCAGTTCGTGACGGCCCCCCTCCTCTCGGTGAGCGAGGCCGCGGCCTACCTGGGGGTGGGGCGCAAGGTGGTCTACCGGCTGCTGGAGGAGGGCCGGATCGCCGCGGTCAAAGCCGGGCGGACCACCCGGATCGAGAAGCGGAGCCTGGACGAGTTCCGGGCCCGCGGCGAGCTCACCTGA